In Drosophila gunungcola strain Sukarami chromosome 2R unlocalized genomic scaffold, Dgunungcola_SK_2 000020F, whole genome shotgun sequence, a single window of DNA contains:
- the LOC128256424 gene encoding palmitoyltransferase ZDHHC20-B isoform X6 produces the protein MGNDDHRRRKTPCGFCMAVFKWIPVLFISAVIAWSYYAYVVELCFRTSQNSIGMIFMLLFYHLFLTLFMWSYWRTIMTSVGRMPDQWRIPDEEVTRLFRADSPDTQKRILNNFARDLPVTNRTMNGSVRFCEKCKIIKPDRAHHCSVCSCCVLKMDHHCPWVNNCVNFYNYKYFVLFLGYALVYCLYVAFTTLHDFVEFWKVGAYNNNGYSAQGQLNASGMGRFHILFLFFIAIMFAISLVSLFGYHIYLVLVNRTTLESFRAPIFRVGGPDKNGYNLGRYANFCEVFGDDWQYWFLPVFSSFGDGKTFPIRHMEEDTESLLGYHSDTRIELEEDFLPEPRFQDSIP, from the exons ATGGGAAACGACGACCATCGACGACGGAAGACACCGTGCGGATTTTGCATGGCGGTCTTCAAGTGGATCCCGGTGCTCTTTATCAGCGCGGTGATAGCCTGGTCTTACTACGCCTACGTGGTGGAGCTGTGCTTCC GCACCTCGCAGAACAGCATCGGCATGATCTTCATGCTGCTGTTCTACCACCTTTTCCTCACTCTGTTCATGTGGTCCTACTGGCGCACTATCATGACCTCCGTGGGCCGAATGCCCGATCAG TGGCGGATACCGGACGAGGAAGTGACGCGACTTTTCCGGGCTGACAGCCCAGACACCCAGAAACGCATTCTCAACAACTTTGCCCGTGATTTGCCAGTCACAAATCG CACAATGAACGGCTCTGTGCGGTTCTGCGAGAAGTGCAAGATCATCAAGCCGGACCGGGCCCACCACTGCAGCGTGTGCAGCTGCTGCGTGCTGAAGATGGACCACCACTGCCCCTGGGTGAACAACTGTGTCAACTTCTACAACTACAAGTACTTCGTCCTCTTTCTGGGCTATGCGCTCGTCTACTGCCTGTATGTGGCCTTCACCACGCTGCACGACTTTGTCGAGTTCTGGAAGGTAGGTGCC TACAATAATAATGGTTACTCGGCACAGGGACAGCTGAACGCCAGCGGAATGGGGCGTTTCCACATCTTGTTCCTGTTCTTCATAGCCATAATGTTTGCCATTAGTTTGGTGAGTTTGTTCGGCTACCACATCTACCTGGTGCTGGTGAATCGCACGACTCTGG AGTCGTTTAGGGCTCCCATCTTTCGCGTTGGCGGCCCGGATAAAAATGGCTATAACCTGGGCCGATATGCCAACTTCTGCGAGGTGTTCGGCGACGACTGGCAGTACTGGTTCCTGCCCGTCTTCTCCAG CTTTGGAGACGGCAAAACATTCCCGATCCGACATATGGAGGAAGACACCGAATCCCTGCTGGGATATCACAGCGACACGCGCATCGAGCTGGAGGAGGACTTTCTGCCGGAGCCGCGGTTCCAGGACTCGATTCCATAG
- the LOC128256424 gene encoding palmitoyltransferase ZDHHC20-B isoform X2 — translation MGNDDHRRRKTPCGFCMAVFKWIPVLFISAVIAWSYYAYVVELCFRTSQNSIGMIFMLLFYHLFLTLFMWSYWRTIMTSVGRMPDQWRIPDEEVTRLFRADSPDTQKRILNNFARDLPVTNRTMNGSVRFCEKCKIIKPDRAHHCSVCSCCVLKMDHHCPWVNNCVNFYNYKYFVLFLGYALVYCLYVAFTTLHDFVEFWKYNNNGYSAQGQLNASGMGRFHILFLFFIAIMFAISLVSLFGYHIYLVLVNRTTLESFRAPIFRVGGPDKNGYNLGRYANFCEVFGDDWQYWFLPVFSSRGDGFSYPTSSDQSRVTTTSPVQRYDAMGDTATSRLDGNPTDKLIGASPLDTTNHHHNQSPHQVRSTSVQPNQQLQVPPSPYLDERLEQVDPVDQVANGQSLSCSTAVVKSSQQAENGGGGANGAAVYIDMVGDHPLAGTHSAKDQPRSPNGDLPV, via the exons ATGGGAAACGACGACCATCGACGACGGAAGACACCGTGCGGATTTTGCATGGCGGTCTTCAAGTGGATCCCGGTGCTCTTTATCAGCGCGGTGATAGCCTGGTCTTACTACGCCTACGTGGTGGAGCTGTGCTTCC GCACCTCGCAGAACAGCATCGGCATGATCTTCATGCTGCTGTTCTACCACCTTTTCCTCACTCTGTTCATGTGGTCCTACTGGCGCACTATCATGACCTCCGTGGGCCGAATGCCCGATCAG TGGCGGATACCGGACGAGGAAGTGACGCGACTTTTCCGGGCTGACAGCCCAGACACCCAGAAACGCATTCTCAACAACTTTGCCCGTGATTTGCCAGTCACAAATCG CACAATGAACGGCTCTGTGCGGTTCTGCGAGAAGTGCAAGATCATCAAGCCGGACCGGGCCCACCACTGCAGCGTGTGCAGCTGCTGCGTGCTGAAGATGGACCACCACTGCCCCTGGGTGAACAACTGTGTCAACTTCTACAACTACAAGTACTTCGTCCTCTTTCTGGGCTATGCGCTCGTCTACTGCCTGTATGTGGCCTTCACCACGCTGCACGACTTTGTCGAGTTCTGGAAG TACAATAATAATGGTTACTCGGCACAGGGACAGCTGAACGCCAGCGGAATGGGGCGTTTCCACATCTTGTTCCTGTTCTTCATAGCCATAATGTTTGCCATTAGTTTGGTGAGTTTGTTCGGCTACCACATCTACCTGGTGCTGGTGAATCGCACGACTCTGG AGTCGTTTAGGGCTCCCATCTTTCGCGTTGGCGGCCCGGATAAAAATGGCTATAACCTGGGCCGATATGCCAACTTCTGCGAGGTGTTCGGCGACGACTGGCAGTACTGGTTCCTGCCCGTCTTCTCCAG TCGCGGTGATGGCTTCAGCTATCCGACCTCCAGCGACCAGAGTCGAGTGACCACCACCTCGCCCGTCCAGCGGTACGATGCCATGGGGGATACGGCCACCAGCAGGTTAGATGGCAATCCAACAGATAAGTTGATTGGCGCTAGTCCCCTCGACACCACTAACCATCACCACAACCAATCGCCTCATCAAGTAAGAAGCACCAGCGTCCAGCCAAACCAGCAGTTGCAGGTTCCCCCGTCTCCATACCTGGACGAGCGGCTGGAGCAGGTGGATCCGGTGGATCAGGTGGCAAACGGCCAGTCATTAAGCTGCAGCACAGCAGTAGTCAAGTCTAGTCAGCAGGCGGAGaacggaggaggaggagccaaTGGGGCAGCCGTATACATCGACATGGTCGGAGATCATCCACTGGCAGGAACCCATTCTGCCAAAGATCAACCCCGTTCGCCGAATGGCGATCTGCCAGTTTGA
- the LOC128256424 gene encoding palmitoyltransferase ZDHHC20-B isoform X5, whose product MGNDDHRRRKTPCGFCMAVFKWIPVLFISAVIAWSYYAYVVELCFRTSQNSIGMIFMLLFYHLFLTLFMWSYWRTIMTSVGRMPDQWRIPDEEVTRLFRADSPDTQKRILNNFARDLPVTNRTMNGSVRFCEKCKIIKPDRAHHCSVCSCCVLKMDHHCPWVNNCVNFYNYKYFVLFLGYALVYCLYVAFTTLHDFVEFWKVGAYNNNGYSAQGQLNASGMGRFHILFLFFIAIMFAISLVSLFGYHIYLVLVNRTTLESFRAPIFRVGGPDKNGYNLGRYANFCEVFGDDWQYWFLPVFSSRGDGFSYPTSSDQSRVTTTSPVQRYDAMGDTATSSKKHQRPAKPAVAGSPVSIPGRAAGAGGSGGSGGKRPVIKLQHSSSQV is encoded by the exons ATGGGAAACGACGACCATCGACGACGGAAGACACCGTGCGGATTTTGCATGGCGGTCTTCAAGTGGATCCCGGTGCTCTTTATCAGCGCGGTGATAGCCTGGTCTTACTACGCCTACGTGGTGGAGCTGTGCTTCC GCACCTCGCAGAACAGCATCGGCATGATCTTCATGCTGCTGTTCTACCACCTTTTCCTCACTCTGTTCATGTGGTCCTACTGGCGCACTATCATGACCTCCGTGGGCCGAATGCCCGATCAG TGGCGGATACCGGACGAGGAAGTGACGCGACTTTTCCGGGCTGACAGCCCAGACACCCAGAAACGCATTCTCAACAACTTTGCCCGTGATTTGCCAGTCACAAATCG CACAATGAACGGCTCTGTGCGGTTCTGCGAGAAGTGCAAGATCATCAAGCCGGACCGGGCCCACCACTGCAGCGTGTGCAGCTGCTGCGTGCTGAAGATGGACCACCACTGCCCCTGGGTGAACAACTGTGTCAACTTCTACAACTACAAGTACTTCGTCCTCTTTCTGGGCTATGCGCTCGTCTACTGCCTGTATGTGGCCTTCACCACGCTGCACGACTTTGTCGAGTTCTGGAAGGTAGGTGCC TACAATAATAATGGTTACTCGGCACAGGGACAGCTGAACGCCAGCGGAATGGGGCGTTTCCACATCTTGTTCCTGTTCTTCATAGCCATAATGTTTGCCATTAGTTTGGTGAGTTTGTTCGGCTACCACATCTACCTGGTGCTGGTGAATCGCACGACTCTGG AGTCGTTTAGGGCTCCCATCTTTCGCGTTGGCGGCCCGGATAAAAATGGCTATAACCTGGGCCGATATGCCAACTTCTGCGAGGTGTTCGGCGACGACTGGCAGTACTGGTTCCTGCCCGTCTTCTCCAG TCGCGGTGATGGCTTCAGCTATCCGACCTCCAGCGACCAGAGTCGAGTGACCACCACCTCGCCCGTCCAGCGGTACGATGCCATGGGGGATACGGCCACCAGCAG TAAGAAGCACCAGCGTCCAGCCAAACCAGCAGTTGCAGGTTCCCCCGTCTCCATACCTGGACGAGCGGCTGGAGCAGGTGGATCCGGTGGATCAGGTGGCAAACGGCCAGTCATTAAGCTGCAGCACAGCAGTAGTCAAGTCTAG
- the LOC128256424 gene encoding palmitoyltransferase ZDHHC20-B isoform X7 gives MGNDDHRRRKTPCGFCMAVFKWIPVLFISAVIAWSYYAYVVELCFRTSQNSIGMIFMLLFYHLFLTLFMWSYWRTIMTSVGRMPDQWRIPDEEVTRLFRADSPDTQKRILNNFARDLPVTNRTMNGSVRFCEKCKIIKPDRAHHCSVCSCCVLKMDHHCPWVNNCVNFYNYKYFVLFLGYALVYCLYVAFTTLHDFVEFWKVGAGQLNASGMGRFHILFLFFIAIMFAISLVSLFGYHIYLVLVNRTTLESFRAPIFRVGGPDKNGYNLGRYANFCEVFGDDWQYWFLPVFSSFGDGKTFPIRHMEEDTESLLGYHSDTRIELEEDFLPEPRFQDSIP, from the exons ATGGGAAACGACGACCATCGACGACGGAAGACACCGTGCGGATTTTGCATGGCGGTCTTCAAGTGGATCCCGGTGCTCTTTATCAGCGCGGTGATAGCCTGGTCTTACTACGCCTACGTGGTGGAGCTGTGCTTCC GCACCTCGCAGAACAGCATCGGCATGATCTTCATGCTGCTGTTCTACCACCTTTTCCTCACTCTGTTCATGTGGTCCTACTGGCGCACTATCATGACCTCCGTGGGCCGAATGCCCGATCAG TGGCGGATACCGGACGAGGAAGTGACGCGACTTTTCCGGGCTGACAGCCCAGACACCCAGAAACGCATTCTCAACAACTTTGCCCGTGATTTGCCAGTCACAAATCG CACAATGAACGGCTCTGTGCGGTTCTGCGAGAAGTGCAAGATCATCAAGCCGGACCGGGCCCACCACTGCAGCGTGTGCAGCTGCTGCGTGCTGAAGATGGACCACCACTGCCCCTGGGTGAACAACTGTGTCAACTTCTACAACTACAAGTACTTCGTCCTCTTTCTGGGCTATGCGCTCGTCTACTGCCTGTATGTGGCCTTCACCACGCTGCACGACTTTGTCGAGTTCTGGAAGGTAGGTGCC GGACAGCTGAACGCCAGCGGAATGGGGCGTTTCCACATCTTGTTCCTGTTCTTCATAGCCATAATGTTTGCCATTAGTTTGGTGAGTTTGTTCGGCTACCACATCTACCTGGTGCTGGTGAATCGCACGACTCTGG AGTCGTTTAGGGCTCCCATCTTTCGCGTTGGCGGCCCGGATAAAAATGGCTATAACCTGGGCCGATATGCCAACTTCTGCGAGGTGTTCGGCGACGACTGGCAGTACTGGTTCCTGCCCGTCTTCTCCAG CTTTGGAGACGGCAAAACATTCCCGATCCGACATATGGAGGAAGACACCGAATCCCTGCTGGGATATCACAGCGACACGCGCATCGAGCTGGAGGAGGACTTTCTGCCGGAGCCGCGGTTCCAGGACTCGATTCCATAG
- the LOC128256424 gene encoding palmitoyltransferase ZDHHC20-B isoform X1, with amino-acid sequence MGNDDHRRRKTPCGFCMAVFKWIPVLFISAVIAWSYYAYVVELCFRTSQNSIGMIFMLLFYHLFLTLFMWSYWRTIMTSVGRMPDQWRIPDEEVTRLFRADSPDTQKRILNNFARDLPVTNRTMNGSVRFCEKCKIIKPDRAHHCSVCSCCVLKMDHHCPWVNNCVNFYNYKYFVLFLGYALVYCLYVAFTTLHDFVEFWKVGAYNNNGYSAQGQLNASGMGRFHILFLFFIAIMFAISLVSLFGYHIYLVLVNRTTLESFRAPIFRVGGPDKNGYNLGRYANFCEVFGDDWQYWFLPVFSSRGDGFSYPTSSDQSRVTTTSPVQRYDAMGDTATSRLDGNPTDKLIGASPLDTTNHHHNQSPHQVRSTSVQPNQQLQVPPSPYLDERLEQVDPVDQVANGQSLSCSTAVVKSSQQAENGGGGANGAAVYIDMVGDHPLAGTHSAKDQPRSPNGDLPV; translated from the exons ATGGGAAACGACGACCATCGACGACGGAAGACACCGTGCGGATTTTGCATGGCGGTCTTCAAGTGGATCCCGGTGCTCTTTATCAGCGCGGTGATAGCCTGGTCTTACTACGCCTACGTGGTGGAGCTGTGCTTCC GCACCTCGCAGAACAGCATCGGCATGATCTTCATGCTGCTGTTCTACCACCTTTTCCTCACTCTGTTCATGTGGTCCTACTGGCGCACTATCATGACCTCCGTGGGCCGAATGCCCGATCAG TGGCGGATACCGGACGAGGAAGTGACGCGACTTTTCCGGGCTGACAGCCCAGACACCCAGAAACGCATTCTCAACAACTTTGCCCGTGATTTGCCAGTCACAAATCG CACAATGAACGGCTCTGTGCGGTTCTGCGAGAAGTGCAAGATCATCAAGCCGGACCGGGCCCACCACTGCAGCGTGTGCAGCTGCTGCGTGCTGAAGATGGACCACCACTGCCCCTGGGTGAACAACTGTGTCAACTTCTACAACTACAAGTACTTCGTCCTCTTTCTGGGCTATGCGCTCGTCTACTGCCTGTATGTGGCCTTCACCACGCTGCACGACTTTGTCGAGTTCTGGAAGGTAGGTGCC TACAATAATAATGGTTACTCGGCACAGGGACAGCTGAACGCCAGCGGAATGGGGCGTTTCCACATCTTGTTCCTGTTCTTCATAGCCATAATGTTTGCCATTAGTTTGGTGAGTTTGTTCGGCTACCACATCTACCTGGTGCTGGTGAATCGCACGACTCTGG AGTCGTTTAGGGCTCCCATCTTTCGCGTTGGCGGCCCGGATAAAAATGGCTATAACCTGGGCCGATATGCCAACTTCTGCGAGGTGTTCGGCGACGACTGGCAGTACTGGTTCCTGCCCGTCTTCTCCAG TCGCGGTGATGGCTTCAGCTATCCGACCTCCAGCGACCAGAGTCGAGTGACCACCACCTCGCCCGTCCAGCGGTACGATGCCATGGGGGATACGGCCACCAGCAGGTTAGATGGCAATCCAACAGATAAGTTGATTGGCGCTAGTCCCCTCGACACCACTAACCATCACCACAACCAATCGCCTCATCAAGTAAGAAGCACCAGCGTCCAGCCAAACCAGCAGTTGCAGGTTCCCCCGTCTCCATACCTGGACGAGCGGCTGGAGCAGGTGGATCCGGTGGATCAGGTGGCAAACGGCCAGTCATTAAGCTGCAGCACAGCAGTAGTCAAGTCTAGTCAGCAGGCGGAGaacggaggaggaggagccaaTGGGGCAGCCGTATACATCGACATGGTCGGAGATCATCCACTGGCAGGAACCCATTCTGCCAAAGATCAACCCCGTTCGCCGAATGGCGATCTGCCAGTTTGA
- the LOC128256424 gene encoding palmitoyltransferase ZDHHC20-B isoform X4 — protein sequence MGNDDHRRRKTPCGFCMAVFKWIPVLFISAVIAWSYYAYVVELCFRTSQNSIGMIFMLLFYHLFLTLFMWSYWRTIMTSVGRMPDQWRIPDEEVTRLFRADSPDTQKRILNNFARDLPVTNRTMNGSVRFCEKCKIIKPDRAHHCSVCSCCVLKMDHHCPWVNNCVNFYNYKYFVLFLGYALVYCLYVAFTTLHDFVEFWKGQLNASGMGRFHILFLFFIAIMFAISLVSLFGYHIYLVLVNRTTLESFRAPIFRVGGPDKNGYNLGRYANFCEVFGDDWQYWFLPVFSSRGDGFSYPTSSDQSRVTTTSPVQRYDAMGDTATSRLDGNPTDKLIGASPLDTTNHHHNQSPHQVRSTSVQPNQQLQVPPSPYLDERLEQVDPVDQVANGQSLSCSTAVVKSSQQAENGGGGANGAAVYIDMVGDHPLAGTHSAKDQPRSPNGDLPV from the exons ATGGGAAACGACGACCATCGACGACGGAAGACACCGTGCGGATTTTGCATGGCGGTCTTCAAGTGGATCCCGGTGCTCTTTATCAGCGCGGTGATAGCCTGGTCTTACTACGCCTACGTGGTGGAGCTGTGCTTCC GCACCTCGCAGAACAGCATCGGCATGATCTTCATGCTGCTGTTCTACCACCTTTTCCTCACTCTGTTCATGTGGTCCTACTGGCGCACTATCATGACCTCCGTGGGCCGAATGCCCGATCAG TGGCGGATACCGGACGAGGAAGTGACGCGACTTTTCCGGGCTGACAGCCCAGACACCCAGAAACGCATTCTCAACAACTTTGCCCGTGATTTGCCAGTCACAAATCG CACAATGAACGGCTCTGTGCGGTTCTGCGAGAAGTGCAAGATCATCAAGCCGGACCGGGCCCACCACTGCAGCGTGTGCAGCTGCTGCGTGCTGAAGATGGACCACCACTGCCCCTGGGTGAACAACTGTGTCAACTTCTACAACTACAAGTACTTCGTCCTCTTTCTGGGCTATGCGCTCGTCTACTGCCTGTATGTGGCCTTCACCACGCTGCACGACTTTGTCGAGTTCTGGAAG GGACAGCTGAACGCCAGCGGAATGGGGCGTTTCCACATCTTGTTCCTGTTCTTCATAGCCATAATGTTTGCCATTAGTTTGGTGAGTTTGTTCGGCTACCACATCTACCTGGTGCTGGTGAATCGCACGACTCTGG AGTCGTTTAGGGCTCCCATCTTTCGCGTTGGCGGCCCGGATAAAAATGGCTATAACCTGGGCCGATATGCCAACTTCTGCGAGGTGTTCGGCGACGACTGGCAGTACTGGTTCCTGCCCGTCTTCTCCAG TCGCGGTGATGGCTTCAGCTATCCGACCTCCAGCGACCAGAGTCGAGTGACCACCACCTCGCCCGTCCAGCGGTACGATGCCATGGGGGATACGGCCACCAGCAGGTTAGATGGCAATCCAACAGATAAGTTGATTGGCGCTAGTCCCCTCGACACCACTAACCATCACCACAACCAATCGCCTCATCAAGTAAGAAGCACCAGCGTCCAGCCAAACCAGCAGTTGCAGGTTCCCCCGTCTCCATACCTGGACGAGCGGCTGGAGCAGGTGGATCCGGTGGATCAGGTGGCAAACGGCCAGTCATTAAGCTGCAGCACAGCAGTAGTCAAGTCTAGTCAGCAGGCGGAGaacggaggaggaggagccaaTGGGGCAGCCGTATACATCGACATGGTCGGAGATCATCCACTGGCAGGAACCCATTCTGCCAAAGATCAACCCCGTTCGCCGAATGGCGATCTGCCAGTTTGA
- the LOC128256424 gene encoding palmitoyltransferase ZDHHC20-B isoform X8 has translation MGNDDHRRRKTPCGFCMAVFKWIPVLFISAVIAWSYYAYVVELCFRTSQNSIGMIFMLLFYHLFLTLFMWSYWRTIMTSVGRMPDQWRIPDEEVTRLFRADSPDTQKRILNNFARDLPVTNRTMNGSVRFCEKCKIIKPDRAHHCSVCSCCVLKMDHHCPWVNNCVNFYNYKYFVLFLGYALVYCLYVAFTTLHDFVEFWKGQLNASGMGRFHILFLFFIAIMFAISLVSLFGYHIYLVLVNRTTLESFRAPIFRVGGPDKNGYNLGRYANFCEVFGDDWQYWFLPVFSSFGDGKTFPIRHMEEDTESLLGYHSDTRIELEEDFLPEPRFQDSIP, from the exons ATGGGAAACGACGACCATCGACGACGGAAGACACCGTGCGGATTTTGCATGGCGGTCTTCAAGTGGATCCCGGTGCTCTTTATCAGCGCGGTGATAGCCTGGTCTTACTACGCCTACGTGGTGGAGCTGTGCTTCC GCACCTCGCAGAACAGCATCGGCATGATCTTCATGCTGCTGTTCTACCACCTTTTCCTCACTCTGTTCATGTGGTCCTACTGGCGCACTATCATGACCTCCGTGGGCCGAATGCCCGATCAG TGGCGGATACCGGACGAGGAAGTGACGCGACTTTTCCGGGCTGACAGCCCAGACACCCAGAAACGCATTCTCAACAACTTTGCCCGTGATTTGCCAGTCACAAATCG CACAATGAACGGCTCTGTGCGGTTCTGCGAGAAGTGCAAGATCATCAAGCCGGACCGGGCCCACCACTGCAGCGTGTGCAGCTGCTGCGTGCTGAAGATGGACCACCACTGCCCCTGGGTGAACAACTGTGTCAACTTCTACAACTACAAGTACTTCGTCCTCTTTCTGGGCTATGCGCTCGTCTACTGCCTGTATGTGGCCTTCACCACGCTGCACGACTTTGTCGAGTTCTGGAAG GGACAGCTGAACGCCAGCGGAATGGGGCGTTTCCACATCTTGTTCCTGTTCTTCATAGCCATAATGTTTGCCATTAGTTTGGTGAGTTTGTTCGGCTACCACATCTACCTGGTGCTGGTGAATCGCACGACTCTGG AGTCGTTTAGGGCTCCCATCTTTCGCGTTGGCGGCCCGGATAAAAATGGCTATAACCTGGGCCGATATGCCAACTTCTGCGAGGTGTTCGGCGACGACTGGCAGTACTGGTTCCTGCCCGTCTTCTCCAG CTTTGGAGACGGCAAAACATTCCCGATCCGACATATGGAGGAAGACACCGAATCCCTGCTGGGATATCACAGCGACACGCGCATCGAGCTGGAGGAGGACTTTCTGCCGGAGCCGCGGTTCCAGGACTCGATTCCATAG
- the LOC128256424 gene encoding palmitoyltransferase ZDHHC20-B isoform X3, with product MGNDDHRRRKTPCGFCMAVFKWIPVLFISAVIAWSYYAYVVELCFRTSQNSIGMIFMLLFYHLFLTLFMWSYWRTIMTSVGRMPDQWRIPDEEVTRLFRADSPDTQKRILNNFARDLPVTNRTMNGSVRFCEKCKIIKPDRAHHCSVCSCCVLKMDHHCPWVNNCVNFYNYKYFVLFLGYALVYCLYVAFTTLHDFVEFWKVGAGQLNASGMGRFHILFLFFIAIMFAISLVSLFGYHIYLVLVNRTTLESFRAPIFRVGGPDKNGYNLGRYANFCEVFGDDWQYWFLPVFSSRGDGFSYPTSSDQSRVTTTSPVQRYDAMGDTATSRLDGNPTDKLIGASPLDTTNHHHNQSPHQVRSTSVQPNQQLQVPPSPYLDERLEQVDPVDQVANGQSLSCSTAVVKSSQQAENGGGGANGAAVYIDMVGDHPLAGTHSAKDQPRSPNGDLPV from the exons ATGGGAAACGACGACCATCGACGACGGAAGACACCGTGCGGATTTTGCATGGCGGTCTTCAAGTGGATCCCGGTGCTCTTTATCAGCGCGGTGATAGCCTGGTCTTACTACGCCTACGTGGTGGAGCTGTGCTTCC GCACCTCGCAGAACAGCATCGGCATGATCTTCATGCTGCTGTTCTACCACCTTTTCCTCACTCTGTTCATGTGGTCCTACTGGCGCACTATCATGACCTCCGTGGGCCGAATGCCCGATCAG TGGCGGATACCGGACGAGGAAGTGACGCGACTTTTCCGGGCTGACAGCCCAGACACCCAGAAACGCATTCTCAACAACTTTGCCCGTGATTTGCCAGTCACAAATCG CACAATGAACGGCTCTGTGCGGTTCTGCGAGAAGTGCAAGATCATCAAGCCGGACCGGGCCCACCACTGCAGCGTGTGCAGCTGCTGCGTGCTGAAGATGGACCACCACTGCCCCTGGGTGAACAACTGTGTCAACTTCTACAACTACAAGTACTTCGTCCTCTTTCTGGGCTATGCGCTCGTCTACTGCCTGTATGTGGCCTTCACCACGCTGCACGACTTTGTCGAGTTCTGGAAGGTAGGTGCC GGACAGCTGAACGCCAGCGGAATGGGGCGTTTCCACATCTTGTTCCTGTTCTTCATAGCCATAATGTTTGCCATTAGTTTGGTGAGTTTGTTCGGCTACCACATCTACCTGGTGCTGGTGAATCGCACGACTCTGG AGTCGTTTAGGGCTCCCATCTTTCGCGTTGGCGGCCCGGATAAAAATGGCTATAACCTGGGCCGATATGCCAACTTCTGCGAGGTGTTCGGCGACGACTGGCAGTACTGGTTCCTGCCCGTCTTCTCCAG TCGCGGTGATGGCTTCAGCTATCCGACCTCCAGCGACCAGAGTCGAGTGACCACCACCTCGCCCGTCCAGCGGTACGATGCCATGGGGGATACGGCCACCAGCAGGTTAGATGGCAATCCAACAGATAAGTTGATTGGCGCTAGTCCCCTCGACACCACTAACCATCACCACAACCAATCGCCTCATCAAGTAAGAAGCACCAGCGTCCAGCCAAACCAGCAGTTGCAGGTTCCCCCGTCTCCATACCTGGACGAGCGGCTGGAGCAGGTGGATCCGGTGGATCAGGTGGCAAACGGCCAGTCATTAAGCTGCAGCACAGCAGTAGTCAAGTCTAGTCAGCAGGCGGAGaacggaggaggaggagccaaTGGGGCAGCCGTATACATCGACATGGTCGGAGATCATCCACTGGCAGGAACCCATTCTGCCAAAGATCAACCCCGTTCGCCGAATGGCGATCTGCCAGTTTGA